In a genomic window of Microbacterium amylolyticum:
- a CDS encoding DNA recombination protein RmuC has product MDPLSLILIVVALAVGVAVGWFARAARVTEGAAELAAARAEVAGLRDAFARQERLSQEAAERERAERAETAQRNSRESQILTALSPVQESLHRMQQRVDNMERERREQFGQVAEQLRSAQVIDEQLRQTTESLAGALRSNQARGVWGETQLRRIVEQAGLINRVDFDVQAAITSDAGAGRPDMLIHLPGHTSIAVDAKAPLDAFLDAMAIPETATGDDAARRGDLMKKHVKAVRSHIDALSKKSYWAGLNSSPEFVICFIPSESVLSAALSEDPGLLEYGFSKRVALASPVNLWAVLKTVAYSWTQQEVSEEAKSLFDLGTQLYDRLGSLAGHTDGMRRAIERTVDAYNGFVGSLESRVLVTARKFPGIDPSKLEQTASPATIDRPLRRTTAEELLPAPDDAVAAGTTPN; this is encoded by the coding sequence ATGGATCCTCTCTCGCTCATTCTCATCGTGGTCGCGCTCGCTGTCGGCGTGGCCGTCGGGTGGTTCGCGCGCGCTGCCCGTGTTACCGAGGGCGCTGCCGAACTCGCTGCCGCGCGCGCCGAAGTCGCCGGGCTGCGCGATGCGTTCGCCCGCCAGGAACGCCTGTCACAGGAAGCCGCCGAACGGGAGCGCGCGGAACGCGCCGAGACGGCGCAGCGCAACTCGCGTGAAAGTCAGATCCTCACGGCCCTCTCCCCGGTGCAGGAGAGCCTGCACCGGATGCAGCAGCGCGTCGACAACATGGAGCGCGAGCGGCGCGAGCAGTTTGGGCAGGTAGCAGAGCAACTGCGCAGCGCCCAGGTAATCGACGAACAACTGCGCCAGACAACCGAGTCCCTCGCAGGTGCGCTGCGTTCTAACCAGGCCCGAGGGGTCTGGGGAGAAACCCAGCTCCGCCGCATCGTCGAGCAGGCTGGCTTGATCAATCGCGTCGACTTCGATGTCCAGGCGGCCATCACCTCGGATGCGGGGGCGGGGCGTCCCGACATGCTCATCCACCTTCCGGGGCACACGTCGATCGCCGTTGATGCGAAGGCACCGCTCGATGCGTTCCTCGATGCCATGGCGATCCCCGAAACCGCAACCGGTGACGACGCGGCACGCCGCGGTGATCTCATGAAGAAGCACGTCAAGGCGGTGCGTTCCCACATCGACGCCCTGTCCAAGAAGAGCTACTGGGCAGGCCTCAACTCCAGCCCCGAGTTCGTGATCTGCTTCATCCCAAGCGAGTCTGTTCTCTCCGCGGCCCTCTCGGAAGACCCGGGGCTCCTCGAATACGGGTTCTCCAAGCGCGTTGCCCTCGCATCGCCCGTCAATCTGTGGGCTGTTCTCAAGACCGTTGCCTACTCGTGGACGCAACAAGAAGTCTCGGAAGAAGCCAAGTCGCTGTTCGACCTCGGCACACAGCTCTACGACCGCCTCGGATCGCTCGCCGGACACACCGACGGAATGCGCCGAGCCATCGAACGCACGGTTGACGCCTACAACGGCTTCGTCGGCTCGCTCGAATCACGCGTCCTCGTCACGGCACGCAAATTCCCGGGAATCGACCCGTCCAAGCTCGAACAGACCGCATCGCCGGCCACGATCGACCGCCCGCTCCGCCGCACAACCGCGGAAGAGCTCCTCCCCGCGCCCGACGATGCAGTCGCTGCCGGCACGACGCCTAACTAG
- the ychF gene encoding redox-regulated ATPase YchF, which yields MALTIGIVGLPNVGKSTLFNALTKNTVLAANYPFATIEPNVGVVELPDPRIDRLAEIFGSQKNLYAPVSFVDIAGIVRGASEGEGLGNQFLANIREADAIAQVVRGFSDSDVTHVDGKVDPAGDMETINTELILADMQTLEKAIPRLEKEVKGKKVDPAVLAAAKDALEILETGKTLFQAGFDTTPVKELGMLTAKPTLFVFNVDEGVLTDETRMAELAALVAPAKAVFLDAKVESELIGLDKEEALELLQSLGQEESGLDQLARVGFETLGLQTYLTAGPKEARAWTIRTGWTAPQAAGVIHTDFERGFIKAEVVSFADLDECGTMNDAKAAGKVRMEGKDYVMQDGDVVEFRFNV from the coding sequence GTGGCTCTGACTATCGGAATCGTGGGACTGCCCAACGTTGGCAAGTCCACGCTCTTCAACGCACTCACCAAGAACACCGTGCTCGCGGCGAACTACCCGTTCGCGACGATCGAGCCGAACGTCGGGGTGGTGGAGCTGCCGGACCCCCGCATCGATCGCCTGGCGGAGATCTTCGGGTCGCAGAAGAACCTCTACGCGCCCGTGTCGTTCGTCGACATCGCCGGCATCGTTCGTGGCGCCAGCGAAGGCGAAGGACTTGGCAACCAGTTCCTCGCGAACATTCGTGAGGCCGACGCCATCGCCCAGGTTGTGCGCGGCTTCAGCGATTCCGATGTCACACACGTCGATGGCAAGGTCGATCCTGCCGGCGACATGGAGACCATCAACACCGAGCTGATCCTGGCCGACATGCAGACCCTCGAAAAGGCGATTCCTCGCCTCGAAAAGGAGGTCAAGGGGAAGAAGGTTGACCCGGCTGTTCTCGCCGCGGCGAAGGACGCACTGGAGATCCTCGAGACGGGAAAGACGCTGTTCCAAGCGGGCTTCGACACCACGCCCGTGAAGGAACTCGGCATGCTCACGGCAAAGCCGACCCTTTTCGTCTTCAATGTCGATGAGGGAGTCCTCACCGACGAGACGCGCATGGCTGAGCTTGCGGCGCTTGTCGCCCCGGCAAAGGCCGTCTTCCTCGATGCGAAGGTGGAATCCGAGCTGATCGGCCTCGACAAGGAAGAGGCGCTCGAGCTTCTTCAGTCTCTCGGACAGGAAGAGTCAGGCCTCGACCAGCTGGCGCGTGTCGGCTTCGAGACTCTGGGGCTGCAGACGTACCTCACGGCGGGCCCTAAGGAAGCGCGCGCGTGGACGATCCGCACCGGATGGACGGCGCCGCAGGCCGCGGGAGTCATTCACACGGACTTCGAGCGCGGCTTCATCAAGGCAGAAGTTGTTTCCTTCGCCGACCTGGACGAGTGCGGGACGATGAACGACGCCAAGGCCGCGGGCAAGGTGCGTATGGAGGGCAAGGACTACGTCATGCAGGACGGCGACGTGGTGGAGTTCAGGTTTAACGTTTAG
- a CDS encoding IS3 family transposase (programmed frameshift): MPGPYPREFREDVVAVARRRESGVTIKQIATDFGVSEATLQNWLRQADVEEGKRPGQTADEAAEMRELRRRNRLLEQENEVLRKAAAYLAGEPETGWLPKMTYPLVAELAEAGIPVTVSCRVLKLARQPYYRWRNDPIRDADVLRAYRINALHDAHEDDPTFGYRYLADEARRAGWRMSRRTAWKLCSQAGILSSAQRRRRGKGKKAGPPVFDDHVQRVFRADAPNRVWLTDITEHRTTTEGKLYCCAIKDVFSNRIVGYSISDRMTSKLAVDALRNAVARRGDVAGCILHADRGSQFRSRAMARELRRHDMVGSMGRVGAAGDNAAMESFWSLLQTNVLNQQRWTTRQDLRLAIVVWIERKYHRQRAQDSLGGLTPIEFESKLAEPLTLAA; this comes from the exons TTGCCCGGTCCCTATCCGAGAGAGTTCCGCGAAGACGTCGTCGCGGTTGCCCGCCGCCGTGAGAGCGGCGTCACCATCAAGCAGATCGCCACTGACTTCGGAGTCAGCGAGGCGACGCTGCAGAACTGGCTCCGCCAAGCAGATGTCGAGGAAGGCAAGCGTCCCGGTCAGACGGCAGACGAGGCCGCCGAGATGCGAGAGCTGCGCCGCCGTAACCGTCTCCTCGAGCAGGAGAACGAAGTCCTCAGGAAGGCAGCGGCATATCTG GCAGGCGAACCTGAAACTGGGTGGCTCCCCAAAATGACGTACCCGCTCGTTGCCGAGCTCGCCGAGGCGGGGATCCCCGTCACGGTGTCGTGCCGGGTCCTGAAGCTCGCAAGACAGCCCTACTACCGGTGGCGCAATGACCCGATCCGCGACGCGGACGTCCTCCGCGCGTATCGGATCAACGCCCTCCACGACGCGCATGAGGACGACCCGACGTTCGGTTACCGATACCTCGCTGACGAAGCACGCCGCGCAGGGTGGCGGATGAGTCGCCGGACGGCGTGGAAGCTGTGCTCGCAGGCTGGGATCCTCTCCTCCGCGCAACGCCGCCGGCGCGGGAAGGGCAAGAAGGCCGGCCCACCCGTGTTCGACGACCACGTGCAACGCGTCTTCCGGGCCGATGCCCCGAACCGGGTCTGGCTCACCGACATCACCGAGCACCGCACGACGACCGAAGGCAAGCTTTACTGCTGCGCGATCAAAGACGTCTTCTCAAACCGGATCGTGGGGTACTCGATCAGCGACCGGATGACCTCGAAGCTCGCGGTCGACGCACTCCGCAACGCCGTCGCCCGCCGCGGCGATGTCGCCGGATGCATCTTGCATGCCGACAGGGGCAGCCAGTTTCGAAGCCGCGCCATGGCCCGGGAGCTGCGCCGGCACGACATGGTCGGTTCGATGGGCCGAGTCGGCGCCGCGGGCGACAACGCAGCTATGGAGAGCTTCTGGTCGCTCCTGCAGACCAACGTCCTCAACCAGCAGCGGTGGACCACCCGGCAGGATCTGCGGCTCGCCATCGTCGTCTGGATCGAGCGGAAGTACCACCGGCAACGAGCCCAGGACTCCCTCGGCGGCTTGACCCCCATCGAGTTCGAGTCCAAGCTGGCCGAGCCGCTCACCCTCGCGGCCTAA
- a CDS encoding OmpA family protein: MNRSLVRSGLSGLLILGFSVTAVSTASAVEQGPAVGDKEIPDQLNAEWESSLSEDLLRMWTTHHDPQMWITHLGGEEWDAEEGITLETDILFSPNKWDLPENAGETIAALVEEIPEGASIAVHGHTDSNPVNRDLFDFDNQELSENRAQAVADALAKERPDLQMTVEGFGETEPAVTEDPEDSSTYAANRRVEIRPGD; the protein is encoded by the coding sequence ATGAACCGGTCCTTGGTGCGTTCAGGCTTATCCGGTCTCCTGATCCTGGGGTTCTCGGTTACCGCAGTCTCTACCGCTTCCGCTGTTGAGCAGGGACCGGCGGTGGGGGACAAAGAGATCCCCGATCAGCTGAATGCAGAGTGGGAGTCCAGCCTCTCAGAAGACCTGTTGCGAATGTGGACTACCCATCATGATCCGCAGATGTGGATCACCCACCTCGGGGGCGAAGAATGGGACGCCGAAGAAGGCATCACGTTAGAGACGGATATTCTCTTCAGCCCGAACAAATGGGACCTTCCGGAGAACGCCGGGGAGACGATCGCTGCACTGGTGGAAGAGATCCCAGAGGGCGCTTCGATTGCGGTTCACGGTCATACCGACTCCAACCCGGTGAATCGGGACCTGTTCGACTTCGATAACCAGGAGCTCTCGGAGAACCGCGCCCAGGCGGTAGCAGATGCTCTGGCGAAGGAACGCCCTGATCTGCAGATGACGGTCGAAGGGTTTGGCGAAACCGAGCCGGCTGTGACCGAAGATCCGGAGGATTCATCCACCTATGCAGCGAACCGTCGGGTGGAGATCCGCCCGGGCGACTGA
- a CDS encoding uridine kinase family protein gives MARADTLSSVEQTKALIARTHRSLGRPIVVGVSGYAGSGKSTLVRSIAEGESTMVRLRGDDFLDPSRSHHRSRDWAGVERGRLVDEVLRPFRDERDGTFRRFDWTLRALGEPEPVPTGDVLLVDLIGLFHPEAIPALDLKIWVDVDLETAQERGMRRDEALGRDHSRLWREVWVPNEIEFDRSFSPRESAEALYVA, from the coding sequence ATGGCTCGAGCGGATACGTTGTCGAGCGTCGAGCAAACGAAGGCCCTCATTGCGCGAACGCACCGGAGCCTTGGGCGGCCGATCGTGGTCGGGGTGTCCGGGTATGCGGGTTCGGGGAAGAGCACCTTGGTCCGGAGCATCGCCGAGGGCGAGTCGACGATGGTCAGACTGCGGGGGGACGACTTCCTGGATCCGTCGCGATCGCATCATCGGTCGCGCGACTGGGCCGGGGTCGAACGTGGTCGGCTCGTCGACGAGGTGCTCAGGCCGTTCCGTGATGAACGTGACGGCACCTTTCGGCGCTTCGACTGGACGCTTCGCGCGCTCGGGGAGCCTGAGCCGGTACCCACAGGGGATGTTCTCCTGGTGGATCTCATCGGACTCTTCCACCCCGAAGCGATCCCGGCACTGGATCTGAAGATCTGGGTCGACGTCGATCTCGAGACCGCGCAAGAACGCGGTATGCGCCGGGACGAGGCGCTCGGTCGTGACCATTCGCGGTTGTGGCGCGAGGTGTGGGTGCCGAACGAGATCGAGTTCGATCGCAGCTTCTCGCCGCGAGAAAGCGCTGAGGCACTGTACGTCGCGTAA
- a CDS encoding GNAT family N-acetyltransferase, giving the protein MNSVSEPLSDTARRRIVSGWASVIGVPAQDIRKDEWVFVERADIEAVVVVRVEGYGFAAAPPEHVELLRHAPPESLLDAAALARMLPAGADPIGSADLLFADSSPRLTRIGACASGPEDMATLRSQVSASEWQESGIEETERQWTAMAPAGSPAAVAGFKRWRSELAQMAVLASPAHRGAGFAYATAAVATQEALGIGLVAQWRSRQGNEASRRLAQRLGFTQLGVQVAVTLKR; this is encoded by the coding sequence ATGAACTCCGTTTCCGAGCCACTCTCTGACACCGCTCGGCGTCGGATTGTGTCGGGGTGGGCGAGCGTGATCGGTGTGCCTGCCCAGGACATCCGCAAGGATGAGTGGGTCTTCGTTGAACGGGCGGATATCGAGGCTGTCGTTGTCGTGCGTGTCGAAGGGTACGGTTTCGCGGCTGCACCTCCGGAACACGTGGAGCTGCTTCGTCACGCACCCCCAGAGTCGCTCCTTGATGCAGCCGCTCTCGCGAGGATGCTTCCTGCAGGCGCTGACCCCATCGGTAGCGCTGACCTTCTCTTCGCCGACAGCAGTCCACGGCTGACGCGGATCGGTGCTTGTGCCTCCGGGCCGGAGGATATGGCCACCCTGCGGAGTCAAGTGAGCGCATCCGAGTGGCAAGAGAGCGGCATCGAGGAAACAGAACGCCAGTGGACCGCGATGGCTCCGGCCGGGAGCCCTGCTGCGGTCGCAGGCTTCAAACGCTGGCGTTCGGAGCTCGCCCAGATGGCGGTCCTCGCAAGTCCGGCGCACCGAGGGGCGGGCTTCGCCTATGCCACCGCAGCTGTAGCGACGCAGGAGGCGTTGGGGATCGGTCTGGTCGCACAGTGGCGCAGTCGTCAGGGAAACGAGGCATCCCGCCGACTCGCACAGCGATTGGGTTTCACCCAACTCGGCGTACAAGTGGCAGTCACGCTGAAGCGATAG
- a CDS encoding HigA family addiction module antitoxin codes for MSNSSTITEADLIEPIHPGEILMEDFIEGFGITQNKLAVSIGVPPRRINEIVHGKRGITADTAIRLARYFGTSAEFWMNLQSNYELRILRRTLREKVAAITPLKVA; via the coding sequence ATGTCGAACTCGTCGACTATCACTGAGGCCGACCTGATCGAGCCGATCCATCCAGGGGAGATCCTGATGGAAGACTTCATCGAGGGCTTCGGGATCACGCAGAACAAGCTGGCGGTGTCGATCGGCGTTCCGCCGCGTCGGATCAACGAGATCGTCCACGGCAAGCGGGGGATCACTGCGGACACGGCCATCAGATTGGCACGATACTTCGGCACGTCCGCGGAGTTCTGGATGAACCTGCAGTCGAACTATGAACTGCGTATTTTGCGGCGGACGCTGCGCGAGAAGGTCGCGGCGATCACGCCGCTGAAGGTTGCATGA
- a CDS encoding GNAT family N-acetyltransferase yields the protein MTMRVRRAMAADVAALVDLRAEMFAAMGVDASGGSWRAAVHDWFEARLDHPDFGIFVVEGDGVVVASAVGAIRDAAPSPTCPTGRDILINNVCTFPSYRGNGHGSAAFEAVLEWARQTGVRRAELMATDDGRGIYEKAGFVVNGSIAMRAEL from the coding sequence ATGACCATGCGGGTTCGTCGCGCGATGGCGGCAGACGTTGCGGCGCTTGTGGATTTGCGAGCCGAGATGTTCGCTGCGATGGGCGTTGATGCATCCGGAGGATCCTGGCGCGCTGCGGTTCATGACTGGTTCGAGGCGCGACTGGACCACCCTGATTTCGGGATCTTCGTGGTCGAGGGTGATGGCGTGGTCGTGGCTTCGGCCGTCGGTGCGATTCGTGACGCAGCACCGTCCCCGACGTGCCCGACCGGGCGCGACATCCTCATCAACAATGTCTGCACCTTTCCGTCATATCGTGGCAACGGACACGGCTCGGCGGCGTTCGAGGCTGTGCTGGAATGGGCGCGCCAGACCGGTGTGCGGCGCGCCGAGTTGATGGCCACGGACGACGGAAGAGGCATCTACGAAAAGGCCGGTTTCGTCGTGAATGGCTCGATCGCCATGAGAGCGGAGCTCTGA
- a CDS encoding GNAT family N-acetyltransferase: MTQSVSPVLRTLCPEDAGYVHQAFASNIDMQRQGDVTTLEDAERYVSRLLSAASAQLPWAICIDDRLLGLVNIGVDEANRNGWFSYWMHADGRGRGWTSRAAATVANWALESGGLERLELGHRTNNPASEAVAHAAGFVREGTERGKFLITGDRIDVATYGRLRSDPIPDTDVLPMSTA; this comes from the coding sequence ATGACGCAATCGGTCTCACCAGTCCTTCGAACCCTCTGTCCGGAGGATGCCGGCTATGTGCACCAGGCGTTCGCCTCGAACATCGACATGCAGCGACAGGGTGATGTGACGACGCTCGAAGATGCAGAACGGTACGTATCCCGTTTGCTCTCGGCCGCATCTGCGCAGTTGCCGTGGGCCATCTGTATCGACGATCGACTCCTCGGTCTCGTGAACATCGGCGTCGACGAGGCGAACCGAAATGGGTGGTTCTCCTATTGGATGCACGCGGATGGGCGTGGTCGGGGGTGGACCTCGCGCGCCGCAGCGACAGTCGCTAACTGGGCGCTCGAAAGCGGTGGACTGGAACGGCTTGAGCTCGGGCATCGCACGAATAATCCCGCTTCGGAGGCTGTGGCCCATGCCGCTGGCTTCGTCCGTGAAGGGACCGAACGCGGCAAGTTCCTGATCACCGGCGACCGCATCGACGTCGCGACGTACGGTCGACTACGCTCCGATCCGATCCCCGACACTGACGTGCTACCGATGTCCACTGCGTGA
- a CDS encoding AAA family ATPase: MGRVVFMCGPAGSGKSTVARRMEADGFVRLSFDQEAWGRGIRHMPLTDEAHREIEIELRRRLVDLVEDGREVVLDFSFWSRAMREKWRHVLEPFGVVPETIYLSTDRETCLRRVASRRRSHSDDFALDTATAARYFDHFEPPTPDEGPVTVLVV; the protein is encoded by the coding sequence ATGGGTCGGGTCGTCTTCATGTGCGGACCGGCGGGGTCAGGCAAGTCGACCGTCGCTCGTCGGATGGAGGCAGACGGATTCGTTCGGCTCTCGTTCGATCAAGAGGCCTGGGGCAGGGGCATCCGACACATGCCGCTGACAGATGAAGCGCATCGCGAGATCGAGATCGAGCTCCGACGTCGTCTCGTGGATCTCGTCGAAGATGGACGTGAGGTCGTGCTCGACTTCTCCTTCTGGTCGCGTGCCATGAGGGAGAAATGGAGGCATGTGCTGGAACCGTTCGGGGTGGTTCCTGAGACGATCTACCTTTCGACTGACCGTGAGACGTGTTTACGGCGTGTGGCCTCGCGCAGACGCTCACACAGCGACGATTTCGCTCTGGATACGGCGACCGCCGCAAGGTACTTCGATCACTTCGAGCCTCCGACTCCTGATGAGGGACCGGTGACCGTGCTTGTGGTGTGA
- a CDS encoding HigA family addiction module antitoxin: MTTTDRIEPIHPGEVLMEDFIEGFGITQNKLAVSIGVPPRRINEIVHGKRGITADTALRLARYFGTSAEFWINLQSHYELDRAEDAAGEQIAAIAPLQVA, from the coding sequence TTGACTACCACTGACAGGATCGAGCCGATTCACCCGGGTGAGGTCCTCATGGAGGACTTCATCGAGGGCTTCGGCATCACACAGAACAAGCTCGCCGTGTCGATCGGCGTCCCGCCCCGTCGGATCAACGAGATCGTGCACGGCAAGCGGGGGATCACCGCAGACACGGCGCTGCGGCTCGCGAGGTACTTCGGCACGTCGGCCGAGTTCTGGATCAACCTGCAGAGCCACTATGAGCTCGACCGCGCCGAGGACGCAGCGGGTGAGCAGATCGCGGCGATCGCGCCGCTACAGGTCGCGTGA
- a CDS encoding alpha/beta fold hydrolase yields the protein MTSCVVQRPGGVCIAVTDLGGDGPVVVLLHGLAGSSRELLRTARALQHHRVLLVDQRGHGASTRLPDDLSRDAFVGDVVAVIEELVPGRRATLVGQSMGAHTAFLVAAARPDLVEGLVMLEGHVAGNGDPGEAAGLGSYFESWPVPFEDEAAARGFLGDDAIVNAWVADLLQTDDGLVPRFDASVMQRTIEAVHEPRWQEWEALQVPTLAVFAKQGMFSDADKDELVRRRPETERVDLADGSHDAHLDAFGEWTDVLHHWLSRDQTGPLRPSGR from the coding sequence GTGACCAGCTGCGTCGTGCAACGCCCCGGAGGCGTCTGCATCGCGGTCACCGACCTCGGCGGCGACGGCCCTGTCGTCGTGCTGCTGCACGGGCTTGCCGGGAGCTCGCGGGAGTTGCTGCGCACGGCGCGAGCGTTGCAGCACCATCGGGTCCTGCTCGTGGACCAGCGGGGGCACGGCGCGAGCACGCGGCTTCCCGATGATCTGTCGCGCGATGCCTTCGTCGGAGACGTCGTCGCAGTGATTGAGGAACTCGTCCCTGGGCGGCGGGCGACGCTTGTCGGGCAGTCGATGGGAGCCCACACCGCGTTCCTTGTCGCGGCGGCGAGGCCAGACCTGGTCGAGGGGCTCGTGATGCTGGAAGGGCACGTGGCGGGCAACGGCGATCCGGGAGAGGCTGCCGGACTCGGCAGCTACTTCGAGTCCTGGCCGGTGCCGTTCGAAGACGAAGCTGCCGCGCGGGGGTTCCTCGGTGACGACGCGATCGTCAATGCTTGGGTGGCCGACCTTCTTCAGACCGATGATGGCCTGGTGCCGCGCTTCGATGCCTCGGTCATGCAGCGCACGATCGAGGCCGTCCATGAGCCGCGCTGGCAGGAGTGGGAGGCTCTGCAGGTTCCGACGCTCGCGGTCTTCGCAAAGCAAGGGATGTTCAGCGATGCCGATAAGGACGAACTGGTCCGGCGCAGGCCCGAAACGGAGAGAGTAGATCTGGCCGACGGCAGCCATGACGCCCACCTTGACGCCTTCGGCGAGTGGACCGATGTGCTCCATCACTGGCTGTCCCGCGATCAGACCGGGCCGTTGCGACCCAGCGGCCGCTGA
- a CDS encoding alpha/beta fold hydrolase, whose protein sequence is MWPYAAHLSRLGARVTVVDLPGYGRTVRVRRGRRSVSYGDWQQVLVDLVGREHDERPLVVVGASMGGALAVDTAAVTGLAKRVIATCLLDPTRPGIAAAIVRAPWIARLGLPLLRFARGPAANLRIPVRLLTPMSAISNDPDLSHAVLTDRRGGGGAMPVGWYRSFLEAGPAVPPEQYQGPPVVLLHPVEDRWTTPELSLDYLGRLHGKTRVVMLPGCGHFPLEEPGFQVLLDEVSDEMEQVLDDQRKGS, encoded by the coding sequence ATGTGGCCCTACGCTGCACACCTGAGTCGCCTGGGCGCTCGGGTTACGGTGGTCGATCTGCCCGGTTACGGGCGAACGGTCCGGGTGCGGCGTGGACGCCGCAGCGTCAGTTATGGCGACTGGCAGCAGGTGCTCGTCGATCTCGTGGGTCGCGAGCATGACGAGCGGCCACTTGTCGTCGTCGGGGCGAGCATGGGTGGTGCCCTCGCGGTCGACACCGCTGCAGTGACCGGACTGGCCAAGCGGGTCATCGCGACCTGCCTGCTCGACCCGACTCGGCCGGGCATCGCGGCCGCCATCGTGCGAGCCCCGTGGATAGCGCGGCTGGGATTGCCACTGCTGCGGTTCGCTCGGGGGCCAGCGGCGAATCTACGGATCCCGGTCCGCCTGCTGACCCCTATGTCTGCGATTTCGAACGACCCTGACCTCAGTCATGCAGTGCTCACCGACCGGCGCGGCGGTGGTGGCGCGATGCCGGTGGGCTGGTACCGCTCCTTCCTCGAGGCAGGTCCGGCTGTTCCACCCGAGCAATACCAAGGACCACCGGTCGTGCTGTTGCATCCGGTGGAGGATCGTTGGACTACGCCGGAGCTCAGCCTCGACTACCTTGGTCGGCTTCACGGCAAGACCCGGGTCGTGATGCTTCCTGGCTGCGGCCACTTCCCCCTCGAGGAGCCCGGCTTCCAGGTCCTCCTGGACGAGGTTTCGGATGAGATGGAACAGGTGCTGGATGACCAGCGGAAAGGCAGCTGA
- a CDS encoding Clp protease N-terminal domain-containing protein gives MNRLVRAAQTSQALSLAAMEEASRLGLREADIDHLFLALVINDQSAGRALRELGIDLDSARLAVEAQRDAQLTSLGIEASFPEAGRIVFHETDGYEWTRRARDLIAKSSSKGKPGDAAAVLRELVAEPSGLITGILGRLGTTSDALIERLDRADSPSMKSMPVSAKVKGRTTGTTENFISAPLDEVWAFLTDPARIPEWEPSIGTLDQTSQEAKPGTVWEGTAPATYPDGKPVKIKPQFRRRSVELIAIHRPDRIAWSFGYPDVAQSTSVLTEFALANATGGTQLRITRSWSRRRGWRGLVAWPLRPIQKFLVWITLFQTGSAISRTFR, from the coding sequence ATGAACAGACTCGTCCGCGCCGCTCAGACCAGCCAAGCGCTTTCCCTGGCCGCCATGGAGGAAGCATCCCGGCTCGGGCTCCGCGAAGCCGACATCGACCACCTGTTCCTCGCATTGGTCATCAACGACCAATCCGCCGGCCGCGCACTGCGCGAGCTGGGTATCGACCTTGATAGCGCCCGTCTCGCCGTGGAGGCACAACGTGATGCACAGCTGACCTCACTCGGCATCGAGGCGTCGTTCCCCGAGGCCGGGCGCATCGTGTTCCATGAGACGGATGGGTACGAGTGGACTCGTCGCGCTCGGGACCTCATCGCGAAGTCCAGCAGCAAAGGCAAGCCAGGCGACGCTGCCGCCGTTCTCCGGGAACTCGTCGCAGAACCCAGCGGCCTTATCACCGGTATCCTCGGCCGCCTTGGCACGACATCCGATGCTCTCATCGAACGCCTCGATCGGGCCGACTCGCCCTCTATGAAGTCCATGCCCGTCTCAGCAAAAGTGAAGGGGCGGACCACGGGAACGACTGAGAATTTCATATCCGCACCACTGGACGAAGTGTGGGCGTTCCTCACAGATCCCGCACGTATCCCCGAGTGGGAGCCGAGCATCGGCACTCTCGACCAGACCAGTCAAGAAGCGAAGCCGGGTACGGTCTGGGAGGGCACGGCACCCGCAACCTATCCAGACGGCAAGCCTGTGAAGATCAAACCTCAGTTTCGTCGACGCAGTGTTGAGCTCATCGCAATTCACCGACCGGACAGGATCGCATGGAGCTTCGGCTATCCCGACGTCGCGCAGAGCACTTCGGTTCTGACTGAATTCGCCTTGGCGAACGCGACCGGTGGCACACAGCTGCGGATCACTAGGTCTTGGTCGCGACGCCGAGGGTGGCGAGGACTTGTCGCATGGCCGCTGCGTCCCATCCAGAAGTTCCTGGTGTGGATCACCCTGTTCCAGACTGGCAGCGCGATCAGCCGAACATTTCGCTAG